One genomic window of Musa acuminata AAA Group cultivar baxijiao unplaced genomic scaffold, Cavendish_Baxijiao_AAA HiC_scaffold_1137, whole genome shotgun sequence includes the following:
- the LOC135670982 gene encoding uncharacterized protein LOC135670982 isoform X4 yields the protein MGDSYTQDRLRSLLISRKIFYELHISIFLKVLNAYVNMPLHKHSLIIQQITPEIRNYFVGAFLHQTSISEGGHVGGKH from the exons TTCATATACACAGGATCGGTTGAGATCACTACTGATATCGCGCAAGATCTTCTATGAGCTGCATATCAGTATCTTCTTGAAGGTCTTAAACGCCTATGTGAATATGCCATTGCACAA GCATTCTCTTATAATCCAGCAAATAACTCCAGAGATCCGCAACTACTTTG TTGGAGCATTTCTGCACCAAACATCTATTTCCGAAGGGGGGCATGTCGGGGGTAAGCACTAG